The proteins below come from a single Streptomyces spongiicola genomic window:
- a CDS encoding DUF397 domain-containing protein, translated as MNAEKCPESALAWFKSSYSTGSGGECIEVAIRSHAVRIRDSKDVARRGLAVGTEAWAAFVGFAVR; from the coding sequence ATGAACGCCGAGAAGTGCCCCGAGTCCGCGTTGGCGTGGTTCAAGAGCAGTTACAGCACCGGCTCAGGCGGGGAGTGTATCGAGGTCGCGATTCGTTCTCACGCGGTGCGTATACGCGACTCCAAGGACGTGGCCCGTCGCGGCCTTGCGGTCGGTACCGAAGCATGGGCCGCGTTCGTCGGCTTCGCCGTTCGGTGA